The Solanum lycopersicum chromosome 6, SLM_r2.1 genome has a window encoding:
- the LOC101266341 gene encoding protein ASPARTIC PROTEASE IN GUARD CELL 1-like, whose amino-acid sequence MASSFSDFISFIITVSFLPSALCRPSITSSLPHSQILDVSKSIQNTLQVLSLNIKSLQQQQQQQPLYSSSSSSLLSSSALSISIYPRSSLVKPQHTDYTSLTLSRLARDSARVSSLNAMLQLSPTNFTYSHRKSVRTMSGPGEFQTPLISGTSQGSGEYFARLGIGEPAKEFYMVIDTGSDINWLQCEPCDVCYQQTDPIFNPSDSSTYNQVSCNSPVCAALELSGCYTDTCMYQVSYGDGSFTEGELATETVSFGDSGSFPNVAIGCGHDNEGLFTGSAGLLGLGGGSLSLPSQVKATSFSYCLVDRDTDSSSTLEFNSAGPSDSVFAPLLRNSRRDTFFYIGLEGISVDDEMLQVPASIFQVDDNGRGGIIVDSGTAVTRLQSSAYSALRDTFVKYAQNLPSAGEFELFDTCFDLSSMSTVNVPTMALHFSGGQTLPLQAQNTVVPVDSSGKYCLAFAPTDESMSIIGNVQQQGIRVSYDLSNNLVGFSLDKC is encoded by the coding sequence ATGGCCTCATCATTTTCcgatttcatttctttcatcaTCACTGTTTCTTTTCTTCCTAGTGCTCTCTGTCGTCCCTCGATAACTTCTTCGCTTCCACATTCCCAAATCCTCGATGTATCAAAATCAATTCAGAACACTCTTCAAGTACTCTCTCTCAATATCAAGTctcttcaacaacaacaacaacaacaaccgctttattcttcttcttcgtcgTCGTTGTTGTCTTCCTCTGCATTATCTATATCAATCTATCCTCGTTCTTCTCTAGTGAAACCCCAACACACAGACTATACATCTCTCACTCTCTCTCGACTCGCTCGTGATTCAGCCCGAGTGTCCTCACTCAATGCGATGCTTCAACTTTCTCCCACTAATTTTACTTATTCTCATCGCAAATCGGTTCGAACCATGTCGGGACCTGGAGAATTTCAGACGCCTCTTATATCTGGAACAAGTCAAGGTAGTGGCGAGTATTTTGCTCGGTTAGGAATTGGAGAACCTGCGAAGGAATTTTACATGGTTATTGATACTGGAAGTGATATTAATTGGCTTCAATGTGAACCCTGTGACGTGTGTTACCAACAAACTGATCCGATTTTCAATCCGTCTGATTCCTCCACATACAATCAGGTCTCCTGCAACTCACCGGTGTGTGCGGCACTTGAACTCTCGGGCTGTTATACCGATACTTGTATGTATCAAGTCTCCTATGGAGATGGTTCGTTTACAGAAGGGGAATTAGCGACTGAAACGGTGTCGTTTGGAGACTCTGGATCGTTCCCTAATGTTGCTATAGGCTGTGGCCATGATAACGAAGGGTTATTTACCGGGTCAGCTGGGTTGTTAGGTCTCGGCGGCGGCTCATTATCTCTTCCATCTCAAGTCAAAGCAACGTCGTTTTCCTACTGCCTAGTAGATCGCGATACTGATTCTTCGTCGACTTTGGAATTCAATTCGGCCGGACCCAGTGACTCGGTGTTTGCACCATTACTACGTAACTCGAGGAGGGACACTTTTTTCTACATAGGTCTGGAAGGAATCAGCGTCGACGACGAGATGTTACAGGTTCCGGCGAGTATTTTTCAGGTGGACGATAATGGGAGGGGAGGAATTATCGTGGATTCTGGAACAGCGGTGACTCGTTTGCAGAGCAGTGCTTACAGTGCTTTACGTGACACGTTCGTGAAATATGCTCAGAATTTGCCGTCAGCCGGGGAATTCGAGTTGTTTGATACTTGCTTTGATCTGTCGTCGATGAGCACGGTGAACGTTCCCACGATGGCGCTTCATTTCTCCGGTGGGCAAACGCTGCCGTTGCAAGCTCAGAATACGGTGGTTCCGGTTGACTCGTCGGGGAAGTACTGCTTAGCGTTTGCTCCGACGGATGAATCAATGTCGATAATCGGAAATGTACAGCAGCAGGGAATACGTGTGAGTTATGACCTGAGCAATAACCTTGTTGGATTTAGTCTTGATAAATGTTAA
- the MSH2 gene encoding mismatch repair protein (The RefSeq protein has 1 substitution compared to this genomic sequence), translating to MDENFEKQGKLPELKLDARQAQGFLSFFKTLPKDVRAVRLFDRRDYYTAHGDDATFIAKTYYHTTTALRQLGNGVGALSSVSVSRNMFETIARDILLERMDRTLELYEGSGSNWKLVKSGTPGNFGSFEDILFANNEMQDSPVIVALAPKFDQNGCTVGLGYVDITKRVLGLAEFLDDSHFTNLESALVALGCRECLVPTETGKSSESRPLYDAISRCGVMVTERKKTEFKGRDLVQDLGRLVKGSVEPVRDLVSSFECAAGALGCILSYAELLADDSNYGNYTVKQYNLDSYMRLDSAAMRALNVMESKSDANKNFSLFGLMNRTCTAGMGKRLLHMWLKQPLLDVDEINCRLDLVQAFVEDAALRQDLRQHLKRISDIERLTHNLERKRASLLHVVKLYQSGIRIPYIKSVLERYDGQFAPLIRERYIDSLEKWSDDNHLNKFIALVETAVDLDQLENGEYMISSAYDPNLSALKDEQETLEQQIHNLHKQTANDLDLPIDKSLKLDKGTQFGHVFRITKKEEPKVRRQLNSHYIVLETRKDGVKFTNTKLKKLGDRYQKILDEYKSCQKELVARVVQTVASFSEVFEGLAGSLSELDVLLSFADLASSCPTAYSRPNISPPDTGDIILEGCRHPCVEAQDWVNFIPNDCRLVRGESWFQIITGPNMGGKSTYIRQVGVNVLMAQVGSFVPCDNATISIRDCIFARVGAGDCQLKGVSTFMQEMLETASILKGATNRSLVIIDELGRGTSTYDGFGLAWAICEHIVEEIKAPTLFATHFHELTALANENGNNGHKQISSVANFHVSAHIDSSSRKLTMLYKVQPGACDQSFGIHVAEFANFPQSVVALAREKASELEDFSPRAMMPNDCKEVVSKRKREFDPHDVSRGTARARQFLQDFTQLPLDKMDLKQALQQLSQMKTDLEKNAVDSQWLQQFFSSSN from the exons ATGGATGAAAATTTTGAGGAACAGGGCAAGCTTCCAGAGCTTAAACTTG ATGCGAGGCAAGCTCAAGGGTTTCTTTCATTCTTCAAAACCCTACCCAAG GATGTTAGGGCAGTTCGTCTATTCGATCGTAGG GACTATTATACTGCTCATGGAGATGATGCAACTTTCATTGCAAAGACATATTACCATACGACAACTGCTTTACGGCAGTTGGGTAATGGAGTTGGTGCGCTTTCCAGTGTTAGTGTGAGTAGAAACATGTTTGAAACAATAGCTCGTGACATTCTCTTGGAGAGGATGGATCGTACTCTTGAATTGTATGAGGGCAGTGGTTCAAATTGGAAACTGGTCAAAAGTGGAACCCCAGGAAATTTCGGAAGTTTTGAGGACATTCTGTTTGCTAATAATGAAATGCAAGATTCTCCAGTGATTGTTGCTCTTGCGCCAAAATTTGATCAGAATGGATGTACAGTTGGGTTAGGCTATGTTGATATTACTAAGAGAGTCCTTGGTTTAGCAGAATTTCTAGATGATAGCCACTTCACCAATTTGGAGTCTGCTTTGGTTGCCCTTGGTTGCAGAGAATGTCTTGTACCAACAGAGACTGGGAAATCCAGTGAGAGCAGGCCTCTATATGATGCAATATCGAGATGCGGGGTGATGGTAActgaaagaaagaaaactgaATTTAAAGGTAGGGATTTGGTACAGGATCTGGGTAGGCTTGTCAAGGGTTCAGTAGAACCTGTTCGAGATCTAGTCTCTAGTTTTGAATGTGCAGCAGGTGCTTTGGGGTGCATACTTTCCTATGCAGAATTACTTGCGGATGACAGCAATTATGGAAACTACACAGTCAAACAATACAACCTCGATAGTTACATGAGATTAGATTCTGCTGCTATGAGAGCACTGAATGTTATGGAGAGCAAATCAGATGCTAATAAAAATTTTAGCTTGTTTGGTCTCATGAATAGAACCTGTACTGCTGGAATGGGTAAAAGGTTATTGCACATGTGGCTGAAACAGCCGTTACTAGATGTAGATGAGATTAACTGTAGATTGGATTTAGTTCAAGCATTTGTGGAGGATGCTGCACTTCGCCAAGATTTGAGGCAGCATCTGAAAAGAATTTCAGATATTGAGCGGCTGACACACAATCTTGAGAGGAAAAGAGCCAGTTTATTGCACGTTGTAAAACTCTATCAG TCAGGCATCAGAATACCATATATCaaaagtgttttggaacgtTATGATGGGCAATTTGCACCGCTAATCAGGGAAAGGTATATTGATTCTCTTGAGAAATGGAGTGATGATAATCATCTGAATAAGTTCATTGCTCTTGTGGAAACTGCTGTTGACCTTGATCAACTTGAGAATGGAGAATACATGATTTCTTCTGCATATGACCCAAATTTATCTGCTCTGAAGGATGAGCAAGAGACATTGGAGCAACAGATTCATAATTTGCACAAACAAACTGCCAATGATCTTGATCTACCTATTGATAAGTCTCTTAAATTAGATAAAGGAACACAATTTGGACATGTCTTTAGAATTACCAAGAAAGAAGAACCAAAAGTCAGGAGGCAGCTAAACTCTCACTACATTGTTCTTGAAACACGCAAGGATGGGGTAAAATTCACCAATACAAAACTCAAAAAACTAGGAGATCGGTACCAGAAGATCTTAGACGAGTATAAGAGCTGTCAGAAAGAACTGGTAGCTCGGGTAGTTCAAACAGTTGCGAGTTTCTCTGag GTGTTTGAAGGTTTAGCTGGTTCACTTTCTGAGTTGGATGTGCTACTGAGTTTTGCGGATTTGGCTTCCAGTTGCCCAACTGCCTACTCAAGACCAAATATCAGTCCACCA GATACGGGAGATATTATACTTGAAGGGTGTAGACATCCTTGTGTGGAAGCTCAAGACTGGGTCAACTTCATCCCTAATGACTGTAGACTA GTTAGAGGAGAAAGTTGGTTTCAGATTATCACAGGCCCTAACATGGGTGGAAAGTCTACCTACATTCGTCAG GTTGGTGTGAATGTCCTGATGGCCCAAGTTGGCTCATTTGTTCCATGTGACAATGCTACCATTTCTATTCGTGATTGCATTTTTGCTCGTGTTGGCGCTGGAGATTGTCAG CTGAAGGGGGTTTCTACTTTTATGCAAGAGATGCTTGAgactgcatcgatcttgaaagGAGCTACTAATAGATCGTTGGTTATAATTGATGAGTTGGGCCGTGGGACGTCGACTTATGATGGCTTTG GTTTAGCTTGGGCTATTTGTGAGCACATTGTTGAAGAAATTAAAGCACCAACATTGTTTGCAACTCACTTTCATGAGCTGACTGCATTGGCCAATGAGAATGGAAACAATGGACATAAGCAAATTTCCAGTGTGGCAAATTTTCATGTCAGTGCACACATTGACTCTTCTAGTCGCAAGCTAACTATGCTTTACAAG GTTCAACCAGGTGCTTGTGATCAAAGTTTTGGTATTCACGTAGCAGAGTTTGCCAATTTTCCACAAAGTGTTGTGGCCCTGGCCAGAGAAAAGGCTTCTGAGTTGGAGGATTTCTCTCCTCGTGCTATGATGCCAAATGACTGTAAAGAG GTAGTCTCAAAGCGGAAGAGGGAATTTGACCCACATGATGTGTCTAGAGGTACTGCCCGAGCTCGTCAATTCTTACAGGATTTCACTCAGTTGCCACTGGATAAGATGGATCTAAAGCAGGCGTTGCAACAGTTGAGCCAAATGAAGACTGACCTTGAGAAGAATGCAGTTGACAGTCAGTGGCTTCAGCAGTTCTTTAGTTCTTCAAATTAG